The sequence CCAATCCCGTGCGGCCTGCCGTGTCCGCGCTCGCCTCCGGCTTGTACTTCGTGAGGATCACCCCCATCAACGTCGCCCCCATCTCCAATCCACCCGAGGCGCCCGAGGAGAGCCTCGCGACGTTCGTCGTCCGCAACGACGCGTCCACGGAACGTCTCGTCATCGTCAACCCGACGACGCACGAGGTCTACAACCCCTGGGGAGAGACGCTGTACGACACCGACACCTCCGACGCTGCCTGGACCTGCGACGCGTCGGACAAGTGCCCCAGGCGCGGCATGTACTCGAAGCCGAGGGTCTCCAAGGTCTCCATGGCGCGCCCGTCGTGGAACATCCCGACCCATTTCAAGACGGACGTCCCGTTGCTCCGCTACCTGGAGAAGAACAACCTGCCGTACTCGATGGCCACGGACTACGACGTCTCGCGCTTCCCGACCCTCCTGAGCGCCCGGCGCTCCGTCGTCATCTCCGGCCACGGCGAATACTGGGACATGACGACGCGCAACAGGCTGGATGCGTTCGTCGCGGGGGGCGGCAATCTCATCGCGATGGCCGGAAACACCGGGTACTGGCAGATCCGCTATGAGGCCTCCACGACGGGCAACCCGGGCCCCATCATCGTGGGCTACAAGGACAGCGCCACGAACACGACGGACCTGACGCCTGGCTGCCGAAGCCAAATCACCGTCCCTGCCTCGGCGGCGAACTGTTCCGACCCGCTCCTCTCGGTCACGCCCCAGCTCACGACGACCTTCTTCCGGGCACCTCCCGTGAACAAGCCGGAGCAGGAATTGCTGGGCGTCCAGTACCCCATTGACCCCGCGGGCAACACCTTCGAGCTTCCGCTCACCTTCTTCACGAACACCGTCGCCGCCCGCCCAAGCCTCGGGAGTGGCATCACCGCGGCGGGAGACGTGGTCATCGGTCCCGTGGATCCCTCGGCGCCGACCACCCGTGTAGGCAATCTCGGTTGGGAGGCGGATTCCATCCATCCCAACCTGCTGTTCCGGATGAACCCCTCGGCCTGCCTGCTGCCGCTGGGACAGGGGCGTTTCTCCGATGCGCCGAAGTGGGCCACGGAGAACCCCACGCCCTACGGCAATGAAATCACGCACCTCGTGCTTTACCGCCCCACGGCGACCAGTGGTCACGTCGTCGCGGGCATGAGCATGCTCTGGAGCTGGGGCCTGGATGACTGGTCGACGATGCGCGGCCTGGGCGGCCCCTTCGTCCCGCGGGTCGACTCGCAGCTGCAACAGTTCACCCGCAACCTGCTGGTGTCGAGCGATGGCGCCGGGTTTGGCACGGATTGCGACCGCGCCATCGACTTCGACGTCTACTTCGGCGATGCCTTCACGGACACGAAGCCGGATGGCACGACGCTGTCCGGGGATGATGGCAGCCCCGTGGAGATGATCATCAAGGAGCGCGACTACCCGGGCCGCTGGGGGAGCGTGGCCATCGAGAAGCAGTCGGGTACCGTGAAGCTGGTTCCCGGCTTCAGGGAGGTCGCCAAGCTGACGGACTGGGCCGTCGCCAGTGATGCCTACCACCTGTTCCTGGTGGACGTGGACAACGACGGGAAGAAGGACCTCGTGGCGCAGAGCCGCGTCAATGGTGAGTGGTACGTCGCCAAGAGTGACGGAACGCGCTTCGTTCCGAGCAGCGCGCCCTGGCTTGCCGCAAGTGCCGCATGGGCTGTCGGCAGTGCGTATGACGTCTTTGCCGCGGACCTGAACGCGGATGGAAAGGCCGACCTGGTAGCCAAGGAGCGAAACGCTCCAGGCGCCTGGTACGTGGCCATCAATGATGGGAGTCACTTCGTCCCCGCGACGACGGCCTGGCGCACGAACTGGGCCGTGGTCAGCAGCGCGTATGACCTCTTCGTCGCGGACGTGAATGGCGACGACCGGGCGGACCTCATTGCCAAGGAGAGGAGCGCCCCCGGCAACTGGTACGTCGCGCGCAACACGGGAATAGACTTCGAGCCCCAGCCCACCGCGCTTTCGGGCTGGGCGGTCAACAGCGCCGACCATGACCTCTTCGTGGCGGACGTGAACGGAGACGGCCAGGCAGACCTCGTCGCGAAGGAACGGACCGGCGACAAGGTCTGGAGGGTGGCCCTCAGCACCGGACTGGCTTTCCAAGCCCAGACGACTCCCTGGCGCACGGACTGGGCGGTGGAGAGCAGCGCCTACCGCCTTTTTGTCGCGGACGTGGACGGGGACGGCAAGGCAGACCTCGTCGCCCGCGAGCGCAACTCTCCGGGCATCTGGTATGTCGCCTTGAGCAACGGCACATCGTTCGTGGCGCAGGTCCCGAGGTTCGACGCGCGCTGAGTTGTTTGTGACGGTGAGTACCCGCTCGCGGCAGCAGCGCCGCGAGCGGGTACGGAGCAAGCGAGAGCCTTCTCTCGGTGCCGACTGCCAGACCGGACGGGGATGCCGCCTCGTCAGACCGGCTGGCGGTAGTCGATGACGACCACTCCGTTGCCGGTGCCCTGGTCCGCCTGATTGAAGGGGCTGCTGCCCGCGTTGTACGAGCCGCCGCCTCCACCACCGCCGCAGTTGCTCGAGGCACCGCCCGCGCCACCGCCGCTGTAGCCACCCGCTCCACCAGCCGCGCCGGCCGCGCCACCACCGCCGCCGAAGCCACCGTTGCCGTTGAGCGTGCCTCCGCCGCCCGCGCCGCCCGAGCTGATGGCGGTACCACCGCCACCACCACCCGAGCCAGCACCACCAGCCCCCGTGCCGCCCGACTGCGTCAGGCCCGCACCGCCACCACCACCGCCGTGGAAGCCGGCCGCACCACCAGAGCCACCGCCTCCGTTGCTGCCACCGCTCGCGCCGGGGCTGCCATTGCCCGCGTTACCCGCGGAGCCCAACGCGGCGCCCGAACCATTGAAGCCATTGCAGCCCGCACCTCCGCCACCGCCCGCCGCCACCATCAGCGCCGAGCCAGACGCGGCGCCCGTGCCACGCCACACGAAGGTGCCGCCACCACCGCCACCGTTGGTGCCATCCGCACCACGGCCGCCCACCAGGAGCGACAACTGGTCACCCGGCGTCACGCTGAAGGTGCCCTGGAGCGAAGCACCCAGGCCCGCCGTGGAGTTGTTGAACGCATTGCCGCCGCGCGCGCCCACCGCCCTGACGGTCACCGAAGTCACGTTCGCCGGCACGGTGAAGGTCTGCACGCCACCCGTGTAGTTGTACGTCGCGGTGACGGGAATGGTCGGAACCCAGGACAGCACGACCTGCCCGTTGCCGGCGCCCTGGTCCGCCTGGTTGAAGGGGCTGCTGCCCGCGTTGTACGAGCCGCCGCCTCCACCACCGCCGCAGTTGCTCGAGGCACCGCCAGCGCCACCACCGCTGTAGCCACCCGCTCCACCGGCCGCGCCGGCCGCGCCACCACCGCCGCCGAAGCCACCGTTGCCGTTGAGCGTGCCGCCACCACCCGCGCCACCCGCGCTGATGGCGGTACCACCGCCACCACCGCCCGAGCCTGCGCCACCCGCCCCCGTGCCTCCCGACTGCGTCAGGCCCGCACCGCCACCACCACCGCCGTGGAAGCCGGCCGCACCACCAGAGCTACCGCCTCCGTTGCTGCCACCGCTCGCGCCGGGGCTGCCATTACCGGCGTTACCGCTGGTGCCCAACGCGGCGCCCGAACCATTGAAGCCATTGCAGCCCGCGCCACCGCCGCCGCCCGCCGCCACCATCAGCGCCGAGCCGGACGCGGCGCCCGTGCCACGCCACACGAAGGTGCCACCGCCACCACCGCCGTTGGTGCCGTCCGCACCACGGCCACCCACCAGGATCGTCAGTTGATCCCCAGCCGTGACGCTGAAGGTGCCCTGGAGCGAAGCCCCGAGGCCCGCATTGGAGTTGTTGTACGCATTGCCACCGCGCGACCCCACCGCCTTGACGGTCACCGCCGTCACATTCGCGGGCACGGTGAAGGTCTGCAGGCCACCCGTGAAGTTGTAGGTCTGCGTTTGCGGCGTCTGCCCGTAGGCGGGACCCCACATCAAGCCCGCTGCGAGCGCCGTTGATACAGCGAGAAATCTCGATACACCGAGCACATCAGGACGAGCGTTCCTCATCGCGACCTTTCTTGGGTGCGTTGCTGGCGTGGCCGGGGTTGGCCACCGCGCAGCCGCCTGAGCAAACGGCACGCCATTCCGCCCCAGCGGGCACGCACACCGCGTGCGAGTCGGAATTGGCCCTCGTTCCCGGAAGGCTGCGTCTCAACGGGAAACACGTGCGTCTCAACAGGAAGCAACCGTGTTGCGACATGAATCACTGCGAGCGCTCGCGATGTGACGCAACGCAAGATGGTCGCAGCCGATACGAGTGCTCCTGCCCCAGCACGGCAGCTCCGAGGCAGGAGCACTCTGGTTACATCAGTCGTTATCAGCGATGGACACCGTCGCGCTCGACGTGCCCACCGTGTAGCTGGTGGTCGCTGTGAGCGTCACCACCACCGTCTCGCTCCCCTCCTTCACCGCATCGTCGATGGGCGTGACGGGCAACGTCACCGACGTGGCTCCAGTTGGGAGAATCAGCGGCGAGGTGAGCGCCGCGTAGTCCGTGCCCTGCGTGGCGGTCCCCGTCACCGTGTAGGCAATGGACAGGTCCGCCTTCGGCGCCGGAACGGCCGTCACGGTGAACAGGCCCCCATTCGCGTTGGCCTCGCCCGCGGCGGAGTCCGTCGCGGTGATGCGCAATTCGGGCTTCTCGTCGTCGAAGAGATACACCGACGCCGCGTTGCCCGAGGCGAGCTGATACGCGGCATCCGCCACCAGCGTGACGGTGACGTACTCCTTGCCCTCCACCAGCACGTCATCCGTGGGCTGCACCGGCACCACCGCCGACGCCGCGCCTTCCGGAATGACCACCGAGGTCGCAAGGGCCTGGTAGTCGCTCGTGCCGGACGCGCTCCCGCTCACCGCGAACAACACCGTGAGCGGCGCCGAAGTCGGTCCCGTGCGCGTCACCGTGAAGGCCCCCGGGTCCGAGGGCTCCGCAGCCTCCGCATCCGTCGCCGTCACAGTGACGACGGGCTGCTCATCATCCAGCAGCGACACCGTCGCGGACGCGCTGGTGTGCACCTGATACGCCGCATCCTCTTGCAGCGTCAGGATGACGGTCTCCTTGCCTTCGACGAGGGCGTCATCCGTCGGCGTGAGCACCACGTACGCCGAGGTCGCGCCGGCCGGAATCGTCACCGTGCCGGGCAGGGCGGCGTAGTCCGTGTCGGCCGCCGTCCCCGACAGGGCATACCGCACCGTGAGCGCCGAGGTGGTCGTCCCGGTCCGGCTCACCTGGAACCGCCCCGTGTCGGTGCCCGGCTCGGAGCTCCAGGGGTCATACGCGCTCACCGTCACCACCGGCAGCTCGTTGTCCAGCAGCGTCACCGTCCCGCTCACCGTGGTGCCCAGCTTGTACGTCGCATCCGGAGCGACGGTCAGCACCACCGTCTCCTTGCCCTCCACCGCCGCGTCGTCCACGGGCAGCACGTCGACATTCACGGAGTTCACGCCCGCCGCCAGCGTCACCGAGCCCGAGAGCGCGGTGTAGTCGGCACCGGCGGTCGCCGTTCCCGTGACGTCATACCGCACCGTCAGCACCTGGCCGGAGAGGCCACCCGAGCGGGAAATCGTGAAGCGGCCGATGTCCGTCCCCGGCTCCGCACCCGTCGCGTCCGAGGCCGAGACACTCACCGTGGGCGACACGACATAGACGTAGTTGGACGTGGACGTCGTCACCGCGCCGCTGCCGTCATACGCCTTCGCGGACAGGACGTACGTCCCGGCCACCAGCCCGCTGAGCTGGAACGTGAAGGGAGCCTCGGTGTCCTCACCCAGCTTCGTGGAGCCCTGGTACAGCTCCACGCGAGCGACGGGGCCCTCCACGTCGGAGGCCGCCACATCCACCGTCACCGTCGCGGGAGCGGCGAAGTTGGTGCCATGGGCCGGAGAGGCGATGCGCACCGTCGGCGCGTCGTTCACCGGCGTCACCGTCACGGTGGCAACGGCCAGCGGAGAGCTCTCCATGCCGTCATGCGCCTGGAACGTGAAGCTGTCGGTCCCGGCGTAGTTCAGCTCGGGCCGGTAGAGCGGGCTCGGCAGCGAGCCCGAGAGCGTGCCGTGCGCGGGCGGGTCCACCACGGTCCACGTCAGCAGGTCCCCATCCGCGTCGAAGGCCGTGAGGGCGAAGACCTTGGTGGAGTCCTCCGTCATCGTGGCGCTCGGGCTGTTGGCGAGCGGCTTCGAGTTGAGGGCAATGGCCCAGTACTGCGACGCCACGCCCCCGACGCCATCCGACACCGCGACCTTCACCGAGTGCGTTCCCGCCACCGTCGGCGCGTAGGTGAACGAGGACGTGTTGCCACCCACCGGAGCGCCATCCACGCTCCACGCGTAGGACAGCGGCTGTCCGTCGGCGTCCTGGGCCAGCACCGCCAGCTCCACCGAGCCCGCGGGCGCCAGCTTCACGCGGCCCACCGGCGTCGCGCTGGTGATGACGGGGGGACGGTTCACCCGCGTGTAGTCGACATGCGCGTACCCGGTCGCCACGTCGACGGCGAGCGGCGCATCCAGGCTGGCGACGGCCCAATCCCCGTTCGCGACATCCACGATGCGGAACGACTTCAGCACGGCGGAGTCACCCACGGCGCTGTCCGTCATCTTCACCAGGAAGCGCTTCTCTCCGAGGACGGCGGGCAGCAGGTCCGTGAAGTCGAACACGAACGTGGCATCCACGGCCGTCTGCGTGGAGCCATTGAAGGCCCTCGCGCCACCTGTGTACGAAATGACCGTCGAGCTCCACACCGTCGGGTCCACCGGCCCGGCGTCACGTCCACCGCCCCCTTCACCCGCGTCGCGCCCACCACCCTGCCCCGCGTCCTGCCCTCCCGGCAGGCCCGCGTCCTGCTCGCCCGCCCCCACGAGGAAGCCGCTTCCCTCGTCAGCCCAGGCCACCGCGTTCTGGAACGTCGTCACCGGCATGCCGAAGCCCACGTCCGAGATGCCCAGGGAGAGCCCGAGCTGGCTGCGCTTCAGGTGATTCACCTTCACTTCCGCCACGAGCTTCGGCGTGTAGTTGGGGCGCACGGTGAGGTGGTAGACGAGGTCGCTCTGGAAGATGCCGACGCGGCCCGTGCTCGGACCGCCGGTGACGGCCGACGCCTGCTTCAACGCGTCATAGGCCACCCAGGTGAAGCCCCCTTCATTCCAGCCCGTCCCCCAGGAGTTGGCGACGCGCAGCGCGCCCTTCTCGCCCGGGTCCACCACGTTGTTCCCGTTGATGTCGGCCCAGATGGTGTCGTCGTAACCGACGATGGTCATCGCATGCGAGCCGTTGTAGCCGTTCTGCCAATACGTGATGGACTTGCCCACGAACGCGTCATCGTCCGGCGTGGACGGGTCGTTCTTGATGTACGTGTTCTGCCACGAGTTGATGAACGTCCCGTAGACGAGGACATAGCCGTTGGCGAGCAGCTCCTTCACCCGCTGCAGCCCGTCCGGAGAGCTCACGTAGTAGACGTACTGGACCGGGTTCGTCCGGAACGGGAGGGCGCCGCGGTACACCGCCGCGTCCACGGGCCAGGACGTGTAGTTGGAGTCGTAGGGGCTGGTGGCCCAGCTCGTCGCGCCCTGGGCCGCGAGCAGGCTGTAGGCACCCCAGAAGTAGCTGCCCCCGTCGACGCCGTTGTTGATGAAGTTGTAGGTCCACTTCGGCGAGAACAGGCGCGTGTTGTCGGTGTTGTGCTTCGCGTCCCAACCATACTGGAGCGCGACGTTGTGGCTGAGCTGGTAGTACGTCGTGGCCCACGCGACGCACGAGCCAATCGAGCCCTGGCTGCGGATGGGCGGGAAGTAGTCCAGGGCGCTGTTGTCGACATGCGACGGCAGCACCGTGAATGAAGCGGCGCCGGACGGCGCGAGGAGGCCCTCGCCGAGGACCTCCTCACCCACGGGCGCCGCAGTGGACACCGACAGCTCCCGCTGTCCCTTCGCACGCCGGACCTCGTTCATGCGCTCCAGCGCGATGCGGTTCGGCAGGACGCGGCGGACCTCGTGGCCCTCCGCGCGAAGCCGCTCCACTTCCCGCGCCGTCAGGGGTTTCAAGCCGGTGGCGCGCGGCTCTTGAAATGACTGCGCCTGGGCAGGCATCGACCCCGTGACGAACAGCCCGCCGACGAGCAACGCCCGAAGATGATTTCGTGGTGACACGCACTTGCTCCAATCAATGGACAACGCGCTCTTTGAAGACGAGAAAATCCATCCACGCCGTGCCGCGTGTTTCAGCCAGGTGTTGCGGACGTGAATGGCGGCGCGCGCTCAGGCAAGCCCCGGGCCATGAATGAAACATGGCGCGCACAGAGGAGAACGACGCGCGGAGTGCGTGAAGATACGCATGACTGTGGGCCGCGCTCCCCATTCCGGTGGGGGCGCGAGTCCACGGTTCTCATGATGGGTCTACCAACAGCCCGTGTGACTCAGCGCTTGGAGGGCTTCCCCAGCATGCGCAGCGCCAGCTCCGCGTGCGCCTCCGCGAGGGCGTCGAGGTCCAGCGCGACTCCCGGCTCGTACCAGTACGGCAGGCGCACGCCCATCGCGGCAATGGCTCGCGCGGTGACGAGGGGATGCGGTGGAGCGAAGCGACCCTTCGAGATTCCGCGCTCGATGACCTCCATCAGCAGCGCGGCGGACTGCTCCCGCAGCGCCTGCGCCGGAGCGGCCATCTCCGGCGTCAGCGCGTAGAACTCCTCGTTCACCACCAGGGCGAGCTGCGGGTGCTCCGCATGCGCGCGGGTGTGGGCGCGGACGAGCGCTCGCACCTGCTCGGCCGGCTCCGAGCCCGCTTCCAGCAACGCCGCGCGGAGCGCTTCATGGTGTGCCTCATGGCCGATGCGCACCAACTCCGCGAGCACATGGTCCTTGGAGGGGAAGTGCGCGTACAGCGCGCTGGGCCGCAACTCCAGCTCGGCGGCCAGGTCCCGAATCGACGTGTCGTGGAACCCCCGGCTCGCGAACAGGTGCAGGGCCGTCTCCAGGATGCGCCGTCGCGTGCCCTCGGGGGCCGAGGAGGGCGGAAGGCTCGACTGCGGGGCTCGCAGCCGCGAGCGGGGCGGGGTTTTCATGAGGGACCTTGTAAAACGAACGTTCGTTCAGCTACGGTTCTTCCAGTACCGACACTCTTCTACCCGAACCCGCGAATGGCCGTTCGTTCAGCCGGCCGAAGCAGCCAGGAGACCGGGCATGCCGATGCTTCCGCTCGAAGGGGTCTCCCTCTACTGCGACACGGCGGGAGACGGGACTCCGGTGCTGCTCCTCCATGGCCTGGGCTCGTCCGGGCGGGACTGGGAGCTCGTCAAGCCCCGGCTCGCGGCGCGGCACCGCGTCCTCATCCCCGACGCGCGGGGCCATGGCCGGAGCGAGACACCTCCAGGCAAGTACGGCGTGCCCCTCTTCGCGCGGGACATCGCCGCGCTGTGCGACGCGCTGAGCCTCCGCCGGGTGCACGTGGTGGGGCTGTCCATGGGCGGGATGATGGGCTTGCAGCTCGCGGTGGACCGGCCGGAGCTGGTGCGCAGCCTGGTCATCATCAACAGCGGGCCGGAGGTGAAGGCGCGAACGCTGCGGCGGAAGTTCGACTTCGCGTTGCGGCTGGTGGTGCTGTGGCTGCTCGGCCCCATGCGGATGGCGAAAATCCTGGCGCCCCGGCTCTTCCCCAAGCCGGAGCAGGAGGATTTGCGACAGCGCGTGCTCGACACCCTCGGGCACAACGACCCGGATGCGTACCGGCGCGCGACGCGCGGGCTCCTCGGGTGGAGCGTGCTGGAGCGCATCAAGGACGTCACCTGCCCCGTGCTGGTGCTCCACTCCGAGCGCGACTACACGCCGCTGGCCGAGAAGCAGGCCTACGTCGACCTGCTCCCGGACGCACGCCTCCAGGTGTTGAGCGACTCCGGCCACGCCGCACCGTTGGACCAGCCCGAGCGGCTCGCCGAGGTGGTGGAGGCGTTCCTCCGCGACGTCGAGACCGCGGCTCAGGCCACGCGCGGCGTGGGCTGAGCGGTCCGGACTTCCCCCGAAGGAGGCAGGCCATGTCGATGAGTCGAAGTGTTGGCGCGCTCGCGCGGATGCTGCTCGTGTCTCTCGCAATCTTCACCGGAGCCCCGGCCGAGGCCGGCGCCTGGGTCCAGGGCCTCTACGGCACCCGGGGCTTCCAGCTCTGGGTCCCCGAGGGCTACGCGCCGGAGACGCCGCTCCCGCTGGTGGTGGCGCTGCACGGCTGCTTCCAGAACCCGGACCAGTTCGCCGGCCTGACGCGGCTGAACGTGAAGGCAGACGCGGAGAAGTTCCTGGTGCTCTATCCAAACCAGGCGACGTTCGCCAATCCCACCCAGTGCTGGAACTTCATGCTCGGCAGCAACCAGGAGCGTGACGCGGGCGAGCCCGCGCTGATTGTCGGCATGGTGGACCTGGTGAAGCAGCACTACGCGGTGGACGCGCGCCGTGTGTACATCGGCGGTGTCTCCTCGGGAGGCGTCATGGCGGGCACGCTGCTCGCCTGTTACTCGGACGTCTTCGCCGCCGGCATGATTGGCGCGGGGGCGATGTACAAGGCGGCCACCACCGTCTCCGGCACGGCCTGGGCCATGGAGCTCGGCAGCATCTACTCGCCGGATGACCGGGGCCGCGACGCGTGGGTGTGCTCGGGCCGGCCGCGCCGCACGGTGCCGGTGCTCGTCATGCACGGCAGCGCGGACAGCGTCGTCAATCCCGTCAACGGCGAGCAGGCGGTGCGGCAGTTCCTGCAGACCAGCGACTACGGCGACGACGGAGTGAACAACGACAGCGTGCGCTACGTGGCGACCTGGACCGGGAGCGGCAGCGTGCCGGGCGGCCGCTCATACACCGTGAAGGACTACGTGTACGGCGGCGAATTGCTGGCGCGGCACTTCGTCATCCAGGGCATGGGCCACGCGTGGCCCGGCGGTGATTCGCGCTACCCGTTCGCGGACCCGTCGGGTCCGGACGCCACCACCTTCATGTGGGACTTCTTCCGGCAACACGCGCTGGACGCGCCGTAATTTTCGCGGCCCACGGGACGGTGACGCACGAAGACTGTGTCTCCACGGCAGCCGGGGACACAGCGCCCTGGACTTCCTGCAACTCAGTGTCGCAACGTCAGGGTGCCGCTCGCTCGAGCGGCGTGTCCCCTACACCTGGGAGTCGGTCATGCGTCGAATCTTCGTGATGATGTCGCTGGTGGCCCTGAGTGCCTGCGGGGGTCAGCCCCCCGCGGAGGAGGCCCCCACCGAGCAGCAGCCGGCGGCTGGTGACGTGGGCGCGACGGCCCTCTGTTCCTCGACCAACGCGTGGGAGTGCTTCTGCGCCCAGTACAAGACCTCCGCGACGTGCAACCAGGCCAGCCAGGGCAGCTGGCACTGCGTCTGGGTGAACAACAAGTGCAGCCCGACCTACGAGTAGCCTGACGCCCCGGAGCGCCACGCACGCTCGCGTGGCGCTCCGGAGTCGCGCCGGGCCCGCCCATCAAGCCGCCTGCTGGGCCTGCGCCTTCACCGCCTGCACCTCGAGGGCAATCTCAATCTTCTCGCCCACGAGCACGCCGCCCGTCTCCAGCGCCTGGTTCCACTGCAGCCCGAAGTCCCGGCGGTCGATGGACGTCTTCGCCTCGAAGGCCGCCTTGGTGTTGCCCCACGGGTCCTTGCCGGTGCCGAGCTGCTCGGCCTCCAACACCACCTCGCGCGTCACGTCGCGGATGGTCAGCTTGCCCGTCACCTTCAGGCCGCTGCCTCCCGACTTCTCCACCTTCGTGCTCTGGAAGGTGATGGCGGGGAACTTCTCCACCTCGAAGAAGTCCGCCGAGCGCAGGTGGTTGTCGCGCTGCTCCACGCCCGTGTTGATGCTCGCCGTGTCAATGGTGACGGACACGGAGGAGTTGGTGACATCCTGCTCGTCCAGAGCCACCACGCCGCTGAACTTCTGGAAGCTGCCACGCACCTTGGCGATGACCATGTGGCGGACGCTGAAGTGGATGCCGGAGTGGGTGGTGTCGATGTTCCAGTTCGTGGTGGTCATGTGCGTGCTCCCTTTCATGTGCAGCGGCGTGTGCCGCGTTTTGATGAGTGAAAGGTAGCGGCCGGGGGGCGCCCGGATTAGACGGGGCCGGCAGGAAGGACTGTTCCACCCATGGGACAATCCCTGCCCCAGGAACCGCCATGGACCTCAACGAGCTCCTCGTCTTCGCCCGGGTGGTACAGGCCGGCAGCTTCACGGCCGCGGCGCGCGCGCTGCGCATGCCCAAGTCCACCGTCAGCCGGAAGGTGTCCGAGCTGGAGGAGCGCATCGGCGCGCAGCTGCTGCAGCGCACCACGCGCCAGCTGCGCCTGACGGACGTGGGGCAGGCCTACTACGCGCACTGCGCCCGTGTGGTGGCCGAGGCCGAGGAGGCCGAGCTCGCCGTCACGCGCATGCAGGCCGCACCGCACGGGCTGCTCCGCGTGACGACGCCGCTCACCTTCAGCTTCCTGGGGCCCATCGTCGCCGAGTTCCTCAAGCGCTACCCCGACGTCCAGGTGGAGATGCTGTGCACGGACCGCTCCGTGGCCCTGCTGGAAGAGGGCTTCGACGTGGCCATCCGCGCGGGAAGGCTGGCGGACTCGACGCTCATCGCTCGCAGACTGGGCGACATCGAGCGCATCGTCGTGGCGTCCTCCGGCTACATCGAGGAGCATGGCGCGCCGAAGACGCCGAAGGAATTGGAGAAGCACGACTGCCTCGTCTTCGGGCCGAATGTCGGCGGCGCGGTGTGGACGCTGCACTCCGGCACGAAGACGGTGGAGGTACCGGTGCGCGCGCGCATGGCC comes from Pyxidicoccus parkwaysis and encodes:
- a CDS encoding alpha/beta fold hydrolase; the protein is MPMLPLEGVSLYCDTAGDGTPVLLLHGLGSSGRDWELVKPRLAARHRVLIPDARGHGRSETPPGKYGVPLFARDIAALCDALSLRRVHVVGLSMGGMMGLQLAVDRPELVRSLVIINSGPEVKARTLRRKFDFALRLVVLWLLGPMRMAKILAPRLFPKPEQEDLRQRVLDTLGHNDPDAYRRATRGLLGWSVLERIKDVTCPVLVLHSERDYTPLAEKQAYVDLLPDARLQVLSDSGHAAPLDQPERLAEVVEAFLRDVETAAQATRGVG
- a CDS encoding TetR/AcrR family transcriptional regulator, with protein sequence MKTPPRSRLRAPQSSLPPSSAPEGTRRRILETALHLFASRGFHDTSIRDLAAELELRPSALYAHFPSKDHVLAELVRIGHEAHHEALRAALLEAGSEPAEQVRALVRAHTRAHAEHPQLALVVNEEFYALTPEMAAPAQALREQSAALLMEVIERGISKGRFAPPHPLVTARAIAAMGVRLPYWYEPGVALDLDALAEAHAELALRMLGKPSKR
- a CDS encoding VCBS repeat-containing protein, with the protein product MPDDRNAGFIRAGPYDSHHSEQNLSRRRALPFLLGLLVALPVTSQAQSDDWETLITPATFHHGRYDPDASTPALTGVYVAPYSINTGEIPSIYVQSPDSFRLRIYRLGWYGGAGAQVVFDSSSTLYLPISQPRCGIETPSSVTGYQALRQQETDHGLVECAWTNPVRPAVSALASGLYFVRITPINVAPISNPPEAPEESLATFVVRNDASTERLVIVNPTTHEVYNPWGETLYDTDTSDAAWTCDASDKCPRRGMYSKPRVSKVSMARPSWNIPTHFKTDVPLLRYLEKNNLPYSMATDYDVSRFPTLLSARRSVVISGHGEYWDMTTRNRLDAFVAGGGNLIAMAGNTGYWQIRYEASTTGNPGPIIVGYKDSATNTTDLTPGCRSQITVPASAANCSDPLLSVTPQLTTTFFRAPPVNKPEQELLGVQYPIDPAGNTFELPLTFFTNTVAARPSLGSGITAAGDVVIGPVDPSAPTTRVGNLGWEADSIHPNLLFRMNPSACLLPLGQGRFSDAPKWATENPTPYGNEITHLVLYRPTATSGHVVAGMSMLWSWGLDDWSTMRGLGGPFVPRVDSQLQQFTRNLLVSSDGAGFGTDCDRAIDFDVYFGDAFTDTKPDGTTLSGDDGSPVEMIIKERDYPGRWGSVAIEKQSGTVKLVPGFREVAKLTDWAVASDAYHLFLVDVDNDGKKDLVAQSRVNGEWYVAKSDGTRFVPSSAPWLAASAAWAVGSAYDVFAADLNADGKADLVAKERNAPGAWYVAINDGSHFVPATTAWRTNWAVVSSAYDLFVADVNGDDRADLIAKERSAPGNWYVARNTGIDFEPQPTALSGWAVNSADHDLFVADVNGDGQADLVAKERTGDKVWRVALSTGLAFQAQTTPWRTDWAVESSAYRLFVADVDGDGKADLVARERNSPGIWYVALSNGTSFVAQVPRFDAR
- a CDS encoding Calx-beta domain-containing protein, giving the protein MKPLTAREVERLRAEGHEVRRVLPNRIALERMNEVRRAKGQRELSVSTAAPVGEEVLGEGLLAPSGAASFTVLPSHVDNSALDYFPPIRSQGSIGSCVAWATTYYQLSHNVALQYGWDAKHNTDNTRLFSPKWTYNFINNGVDGGSYFWGAYSLLAAQGATSWATSPYDSNYTSWPVDAAVYRGALPFRTNPVQYVYYVSSPDGLQRVKELLANGYVLVYGTFINSWQNTYIKNDPSTPDDDAFVGKSITYWQNGYNGSHAMTIVGYDDTIWADINGNNVVDPGEKGALRVANSWGTGWNEGGFTWVAYDALKQASAVTGGPSTGRVGIFQSDLVYHLTVRPNYTPKLVAEVKVNHLKRSQLGLSLGISDVGFGMPVTTFQNAVAWADEGSGFLVGAGEQDAGLPGGQDAGQGGGRDAGEGGGGRDAGPVDPTVWSSTVISYTGGARAFNGSTQTAVDATFVFDFTDLLPAVLGEKRFLVKMTDSAVGDSAVLKSFRIVDVANGDWAVASLDAPLAVDVATGYAHVDYTRVNRPPVITSATPVGRVKLAPAGSVELAVLAQDADGQPLSYAWSVDGAPVGGNTSSFTYAPTVAGTHSVKVAVSDGVGGVASQYWAIALNSKPLANSPSATMTEDSTKVFALTAFDADGDLLTWTVVDPPAHGTLSGSLPSPLYRPELNYAGTDSFTFQAHDGMESSPLAVATVTVTPVNDAPTVRIASPAHGTNFAAPATVTVDVAASDVEGPVARVELYQGSTKLGEDTEAPFTFQLSGLVAGTYVLSAKAYDGSGAVTTSTSNYVYVVSPTVSVSASDATGAEPGTDIGRFTISRSGGLSGQVLTVRYDVTGTATAGADYTALSGSVTLAAGVNSVNVDVLPVDDAAVEGKETVVLTVAPDATYKLGTTVSGTVTLLDNELPVVTVSAYDPWSSEPGTDTGRFQVSRTGTTTSALTVRYALSGTAADTDYAALPGTVTIPAGATSAYVVLTPTDDALVEGKETVILTLQEDAAYQVHTSASATVSLLDDEQPVVTVTATDAEAAEPSDPGAFTVTRTGPTSAPLTVLFAVSGSASGTSDYQALATSVVIPEGAASAVVPVQPTDDVLVEGKEYVTVTLVADAAYQLASGNAASVYLFDDEKPELRITATDSAAGEANANGGLFTVTAVPAPKADLSIAYTVTGTATQGTDYAALTSPLILPTGATSVTLPVTPIDDAVKEGSETVVVTLTATTSYTVGTSSATVSIADND